The following coding sequences are from one Selenomonas sputigena ATCC 35185 window:
- a CDS encoding LCP family protein, whose amino-acid sequence MILQKNSPPPAVPKKKRRIWPYVAVVFLFFAAAAAGALFASTSLLDKEDPKAEEEHLLTAKDKSTIMIMGVDQREDDVGRSDTLMVTMIDPKKNKAALLSVPRDTRVKIKGHGYDKINAAYAYGGHKLSESTVEDLLGVRIDHYIIINTHSFQRIIDALGGIDINVEKRMYYEDPWDDDGGLLIDLKPGMQHMDGKTAVTYVRYRDEEGDIGRIERQQKFMKAVMEKVTSPAIITRLPTVIKEVMDSIETDLSFRQMLEFAGTLKEAQKNGLKTDMVPGRPLYISEISYWIPDIMKLRQTVANTLDIDVNASMRAAMERESHEYESSIPAGATEVPAGDTSIGRPKRESSGRSESSSKSSTSREDADEKESKKGSRDRASSASSTEKKGAAQDADDSRTRTETKPSGASPAATPSAAPTPGAETQKTQ is encoded by the coding sequence ATGATCTTGCAGAAAAATTCTCCGCCCCCTGCCGTGCCGAAAAAGAAACGGCGCATTTGGCCCTATGTCGCCGTCGTATTCCTCTTTTTTGCCGCCGCTGCGGCGGGTGCTCTCTTTGCTTCGACGAGCCTCTTGGACAAGGAGGATCCGAAGGCGGAGGAGGAGCATCTCCTGACCGCGAAGGACAAGTCGACCATCATGATCATGGGCGTCGACCAGAGAGAAGACGATGTCGGCCGCTCCGACACCTTGATGGTCACGATGATCGATCCGAAGAAGAACAAGGCAGCGCTCCTTTCCGTGCCGCGCGACACGCGCGTGAAGATCAAGGGGCACGGCTACGACAAGATCAATGCCGCTTACGCCTACGGCGGACATAAGCTCAGCGAGAGCACGGTCGAAGACCTCTTGGGCGTGCGCATCGACCACTACATCATCATCAACACGCACTCCTTCCAACGCATCATCGACGCCTTGGGCGGCATCGACATCAACGTGGAGAAGCGCATGTACTACGAAGATCCGTGGGACGACGACGGTGGCCTCCTCATCGACCTCAAGCCCGGAATGCAGCACATGGACGGCAAGACGGCTGTGACCTATGTGCGCTACCGCGACGAGGAGGGCGACATCGGGCGCATTGAGCGCCAGCAGAAGTTTATGAAGGCGGTCATGGAGAAGGTCACGTCGCCCGCCATCATCACGCGCCTGCCTACCGTCATCAAGGAGGTCATGGACTCCATCGAAACCGACCTCTCCTTCCGCCAGATGCTTGAGTTCGCAGGTACGCTGAAGGAAGCGCAGAAGAACGGTCTCAAGACCGACATGGTGCCCGGGCGTCCGCTCTACATCTCGGAAATCAGCTATTGGATTCCCGACATCATGAAGCTTCGCCAAACGGTCGCCAACACGCTCGACATCGACGTCAACGCCTCGATGCGCGCCGCCATGGAGCGCGAGAGCCACGAGTACGAAAGCTCGATCCCCGCGGGCGCGACCGAGGTGCCGGCCGGCGATACGTCCATCGGCCGTCCCAAGCGCGAAAGTTCGGGCAGAAGCGAAAGCTCCTCGAAGAGTTCGACAAGCCGCGAGGACGCGGACGAGAAGGAGTCGAAGAAGGGCAGCAGGGATCGCGCGTCGTCCGCTTCGTCGACAGAGAAGAAGGGCGCGGCGCAGGACGCAGACGATTCGCGCACGCGTACGGAGACGAAGCCTTCGGGCGCATCGCCCGCCGCGACGCCCTCTGCTGCACCTACCCCCGGCGCAGAGACGCAAAAGACGCAATGA